From Calditrichota bacterium, one genomic window encodes:
- the pyrF gene encoding orotidine-5'-phosphate decarboxylase, whose protein sequence is MNSLKRKLILSLHEIGAIKFGSFKLKSGLTSPFYVDLRLIVSFPKITDLIIRLLQDAVEDLRFDLITGIPYTALPVTSILSSKLNVPLVYQRKEPKAYGTGKSIEGVYKKGDTCLVIDDVMTTGESKIEIADALMDAGMIVKDFVIIVDRSFEGQAFLKKHNYNLHALVTIQEIIETLFEESFLTAQQKSAVENFIAKDHGVQQVNSLDSISDVTSNKATSRLIRKMIEKKSNLIISLDVDNQKSFFDILEKVADEIVMVKTHVDILNDFDPGFVKRLQDLALEKNFLIFEDRKFADIGSTVRKQFFEGVYKIADWADFVTVHSLPGEGIVKGLFKDTNTNCSSFLLAAMSAKGNLISDTYTRTTIAMGADNKDCVSGFIGFAKNVEDLKKLKAKIPQDMLLLMPGVNLDSSGDNLGQQYVSVKQAISGGADAIIVGRGIISSTNPKKEAARYRKEAWDAMEECGRIV, encoded by the coding sequence TTGAATTCTCTTAAAAGAAAACTAATCCTTTCATTACATGAAATTGGGGCTATTAAATTTGGCTCTTTTAAACTTAAGTCGGGTCTGACTTCTCCATTTTATGTTGATCTAAGGCTGATTGTATCCTTTCCTAAAATTACAGATTTAATTATCCGCTTATTGCAGGATGCTGTTGAAGATTTACGCTTTGATTTGATAACAGGTATTCCTTACACAGCTTTGCCTGTAACTTCAATTTTATCTTCCAAATTAAATGTTCCTTTGGTATATCAACGAAAAGAACCAAAGGCATACGGCACTGGTAAAAGTATTGAAGGTGTTTACAAAAAAGGCGATACCTGCCTGGTGATTGATGATGTGATGACTACAGGAGAAAGCAAAATTGAAATTGCAGATGCCCTGATGGATGCCGGCATGATTGTAAAAGATTTTGTAATAATTGTTGACAGGAGTTTTGAAGGACAGGCGTTTTTGAAGAAGCATAACTATAATCTTCATGCCCTTGTAACAATCCAGGAAATAATTGAAACCCTGTTTGAGGAATCCTTTTTAACTGCCCAGCAAAAAAGTGCTGTGGAAAACTTTATTGCCAAGGATCATGGGGTTCAACAAGTTAACAGTCTTGATTCAATTTCAGATGTTACATCGAACAAAGCGACAAGCCGGTTAATCCGCAAAATGATTGAAAAAAAATCCAATCTTATTATTTCACTTGATGTAGACAACCAGAAATCATTTTTTGACATTCTTGAGAAAGTGGCTGATGAAATTGTTATGGTTAAAACCCATGTGGATATATTAAATGATTTCGATCCGGGTTTTGTTAAGCGCCTACAAGATTTGGCTCTCGAAAAGAATTTCTTAATTTTTGAAGATCGTAAATTTGCTGATATTGGCAGTACAGTACGTAAACAATTTTTTGAGGGAGTTTACAAAATCGCAGATTGGGCGGATTTTGTAACTGTACATTCTTTGCCGGGTGAAGGTATTGTAAAAGGTTTGTTTAAAGATACCAATACAAATTGTAGCTCGTTTTTGTTAGCGGCAATGTCTGCCAAAGGCAATTTAATTAGCGATACCTATACAAGGACTACAATCGCTATGGGTGCAGATAATAAGGATTGTGTTTCAGGATTTATCGGGTTTGCCAAAAATGTAGAAGATCTAAAAAAGCTTAAGGCTAAAATTCCGCAGGATATGCTGTTATTAATGCCCGGTGTTAATCTCGATTCAAGTGGGGATAATCTGGGGCAGCAATACGTATCTGTCAAACAGGCTATTTCCGGTGGTGCAGACGCCATTATTGTCGGACGTGGAATAATCAGCAGCACCAATCCCAAGAAAGAAGCTGCCCGTTATAGAAAAGAAGCCTGGGATGCAATGGAAGAATGCGGCAGAATTGTTTAG
- the fbaA gene encoding class II fructose-bisphosphate aldolase, which yields MGLNIPAGVLTGDQVQQVFKHAKENKYALPAINVIGTNTVNAVMETAVAANGPVIIQFSNGGAVFFAGKSLNNENQKAAVAGAVSGAQHIHHMAEKYGARVILHTDHAAKKLLPWIDGMLDAGEEFYKKHGKPLYSSHMIDLSEEPIEENIAICKKYLERMSKIDMTLEIELGVTGGEEDGVDNTDVDSSKLYTQPEEVAYAYEELLKVSPRFTIAAAFGNVHGVYKPGNVVLTPKILDNSQKHIQEKYKTDEKPVDFVFHGGSGSSVEEIREAIGYGAIKMNIDTDTQWAFWDGIRGYYEEFKGYLQGQIGNPEGDDKPNKKKYDPRVWLRKAEDSFVARARQAFEDLNNINTLS from the coding sequence ATGGGCTTAAATATTCCAGCCGGAGTTCTTACCGGAGATCAGGTTCAACAAGTATTTAAACATGCAAAAGAAAACAAATATGCGCTACCTGCAATTAATGTAATTGGCACCAATACAGTCAATGCAGTTATGGAAACAGCAGTTGCAGCAAATGGACCTGTTATTATACAGTTCTCGAATGGTGGAGCAGTTTTTTTTGCAGGGAAAAGTTTAAATAATGAAAATCAAAAAGCTGCTGTAGCTGGAGCGGTTTCAGGTGCTCAGCATATCCATCACATGGCTGAAAAATATGGTGCACGTGTAATTCTTCATACGGATCATGCGGCTAAAAAATTGCTTCCATGGATTGATGGAATGCTTGATGCGGGAGAAGAATTCTATAAAAAACATGGTAAGCCTCTGTACAGTTCACACATGATTGATCTATCAGAAGAACCAATCGAAGAAAATATAGCAATTTGTAAAAAATACCTGGAGCGCATGAGCAAAATTGATATGACACTCGAGATTGAACTTGGTGTTACCGGTGGCGAAGAAGACGGTGTCGATAATACAGATGTTGACAGCTCTAAACTTTATACCCAGCCTGAAGAAGTTGCTTATGCCTATGAAGAACTATTAAAAGTCAGCCCTCGTTTTACAATAGCAGCTGCTTTTGGAAATGTTCATGGTGTTTATAAACCAGGCAATGTTGTTTTAACACCAAAAATCCTTGATAATTCTCAAAAGCATATTCAGGAAAAATATAAAACTGATGAGAAACCGGTTGATTTTGTTTTCCATGGCGGATCTGGGTCAAGTGTTGAAGAAATTAGGGAAGCAATAGGTTACGGTGCTATAAAAATGAATATCGATACAGATACTCAGTGGGCTTTTTGGGATGGTATCCGTGGGTATTATGAAGAGTTTAAAGGTTATTTACAAGGCCAGATAGGTAACCCTGAAGGTGATGATAAACCAAACAAGAAAAAATATGATCCACGTGTTTGGTTGCGTAAAGCCGAAGATAGTTTTGTAGCCCGTGCCAGGCAGGCTTTTGAAGATTTGAATAATATTAACACTCTTTCCTAA
- a CDS encoding PAS domain S-box protein, producing the protein MLKSVFKIGLYSQEEKDFTLFGNLSQSISNLNITFRLLLPGKIISVEEKFSEIPIYVIHSSLFEDPAFESTLKEIGKSTAPVLCVLDNSSLGQTQKALDYPCDFWLFRDSVNEAILESILKRAEQIYRLKEQAFYLRKKFHESEKRFISVFRSKSEAVIVLSSNNLIRFINPACDKQFGIKRSLIGQQFPYSLKAGNITEIDLKPLSGKKQIVEVVVSELIWEDELCLTVTLSDISEKKRVEDEMITFRHVIHLSPLPIMITNSKGNILYINEQFEKSTGYTSEDIIGKTPNILKSGKHDNQFYKHLWGTINSNNTWRGQICNKAKNGKLYWEKQLISPVNDKNGNINFFVSIRIDDLEKRKKEQKMHEAKTLQSVQELAGGIAHEFSQPLQVLSISMALMEKDMGDSEYFLKANKMIKRIILLVDNLKSITALRQQDYLSSKILDIKASSEKTMTNNMKPRILVIDDEIEVLNSLIDLLTLSGYTCDGVTNGPEALDRLGRNPYRLIISDIDMPGMGGTELLKRIKETDYDGYFVFMTGYEIDDDLEEDIKMADAFLTKPFELKNLKDLVDKIFKENQITQ; encoded by the coding sequence ATGTTAAAAAGTGTTTTTAAAATCGGTCTCTACTCTCAAGAGGAAAAAGATTTTACATTATTTGGAAATCTCAGCCAAAGTATATCGAATTTAAATATTACTTTTCGTCTGCTGCTTCCCGGCAAAATAATTTCTGTTGAAGAAAAGTTTTCTGAAATACCAATTTATGTTATTCATTCATCACTTTTTGAAGACCCTGCATTCGAGTCAACTTTAAAAGAAATTGGCAAGTCGACTGCCCCGGTTTTATGTGTACTGGATAACAGTTCATTGGGCCAAACACAAAAAGCCTTAGATTATCCTTGTGATTTCTGGTTGTTTAGAGACTCTGTAAATGAAGCCATATTAGAATCAATCTTAAAAAGAGCAGAACAAATTTACCGTTTGAAAGAGCAGGCCTTTTATTTACGTAAAAAGTTTCATGAGAGTGAAAAAAGATTTATCAGTGTATTCAGGTCAAAATCAGAAGCAGTAATTGTACTTAGTTCAAATAATTTAATCCGTTTCATTAATCCGGCTTGTGATAAACAATTTGGCATAAAGAGAAGCCTAATCGGCCAGCAATTTCCTTATTCGCTTAAGGCTGGCAATATAACTGAAATTGATTTAAAACCATTGTCCGGAAAAAAACAAATCGTAGAAGTTGTTGTAAGCGAACTAATTTGGGAAGATGAACTTTGTCTTACGGTAACCTTATCTGATATCAGTGAGAAAAAACGTGTTGAAGACGAGATGATTACTTTCAGGCATGTAATCCATCTCAGCCCATTACCTATCATGATTACAAATAGTAAGGGCAATATTTTATACATAAATGAGCAATTTGAAAAATCTACCGGTTATACTTCTGAAGATATTATTGGCAAAACACCAAACATTTTAAAATCCGGTAAACATGATAATCAGTTTTATAAACATTTATGGGGTACGATTAATAGCAATAACACCTGGCGTGGACAAATTTGCAACAAAGCAAAAAATGGAAAATTATATTGGGAAAAGCAGCTTATTTCTCCGGTAAATGATAAAAACGGGAATATCAACTTTTTTGTATCAATTCGTATTGATGACCTTGAAAAAAGGAAAAAAGAACAAAAAATGCATGAAGCTAAAACCTTGCAAAGCGTTCAAGAATTGGCAGGCGGCATAGCTCATGAATTTTCGCAACCATTACAGGTTCTCTCGATAAGTATGGCCTTAATGGAAAAGGATATGGGTGATTCGGAATACTTTTTAAAAGCCAATAAAATGATTAAGCGGATTATTTTGCTGGTTGATAACCTGAAAAGTATTACGGCTCTTAGACAACAGGATTATCTATCTTCAAAAATCCTTGATATAAAAGCCTCTTCAGAGAAGACAATGACCAATAATATGAAACCGCGTATTCTGGTAATTGATGATGAGATTGAAGTTTTAAATTCATTGATTGATTTATTAACGCTTTCGGGTTACACATGTGATGGAGTAACAAATGGTCCTGAGGCATTGGATCGCCTGGGAAGGAACCCATATCGATTAATCATTTCAGATATCGATATGCCAGGAATGGGTGGAACTGAATTACTGAAACGAATTAAAGAAACAGACTACGATGGCTATTTTGTTTTTATGACAGGATATGAAATTGATGATGACCTGGAAGAAGACATCAAAATGGCTGATGCTTTTCTCACCAAACCATTTGAACTAAAAAATTTAAAAGATCTTGTTGATAAAATTTTCAAAGAAAACCAGATAACACAATAA
- a CDS encoding MerR family transcriptional regulator: MDIRAISNKTGFSIDTIRYYEKMGLIENVDRSKTGYRIFTNEDFKRFLFIKKAKNMGFTLKDIKELLTLKIEEDEPCEPVHKMAKEKLQFVEQKLGELEKIRIVLKTLISQCSRHQPTEPCPVLRILEN, encoded by the coding sequence ATGGATATTAGAGCTATCTCAAATAAAACCGGGTTTTCGATAGACACAATCCGTTATTATGAAAAAATGGGACTGATTGAGAATGTTGATCGTTCTAAAACAGGATATCGCATTTTTACTAATGAAGATTTCAAACGGTTTCTCTTTATAAAAAAAGCAAAAAATATGGGGTTTACATTAAAGGATATTAAAGAACTATTAACTTTAAAAATTGAAGAAGACGAGCCCTGCGAACCGGTCCATAAAATGGCAAAGGAAAAATTACAATTTGTAGAACAAAAACTTGGAGAATTAGAAAAGATAAGAATTGTTTTGAAGACACTAATCAGCCAATGTTCACGCCATCAACCAACAGAACCTTGCCCGGTTTTACGAATTCTTGAAAACTAA
- a CDS encoding dihydroorotase family protein produces MKNTLFLKNGQFPDGSVKNLLIEDDRIIYIGDKSFSNVEQIDCTGKLILPGIIDVHTHIRDMGLSYKEDWLSASKAAASGGITTMFDMPNTKPATFDMDSLTEKRKAASKSLVNFGYNFGVTEFNSEQFRKAAPIASIKMFMAESSSGYVVEREEIVRQVFKLAREIDKPVMIHAELQSCVEEHEMKYAATIQNHNKIRNPICAIKATELLIRLAEETGAKVYLAHISLKEEIDMIRAAKNRGLKNIFCEITPHHLFINETILEQAGNYGKVNPPLRTEADNKAIEQAIIDGTVDTIGTDHAPHGLDEKNKEYNLAPSGFPGLETSLGLMMKLVQSGKISIQKLNELMSSNPAEIYKIKDRGSLQINNYADICIVNPGTKWIVNPENFYTKAKYSPYAGMSLTGKVETTIINGKTIWHNNQITESRGKEVEFS; encoded by the coding sequence ATGAAAAATACTTTATTTCTTAAAAATGGCCAGTTCCCGGATGGCTCTGTTAAAAATCTTTTAATTGAAGACGACCGGATTATTTATATTGGCGACAAATCCTTTTCAAATGTAGAACAAATTGATTGTACCGGAAAACTAATTCTTCCCGGAATAATTGATGTACATACACATATCCGTGATATGGGGCTGAGTTATAAAGAAGACTGGCTCAGTGCATCAAAAGCAGCGGCAAGCGGCGGAATCACCACAATGTTTGATATGCCGAATACAAAACCTGCCACGTTTGATATGGACAGTTTAACGGAAAAAAGGAAAGCAGCTTCAAAATCCCTTGTAAATTTTGGTTATAATTTTGGCGTCACGGAATTTAATTCAGAACAGTTTCGAAAGGCCGCACCAATAGCTTCAATAAAAATGTTTATGGCAGAATCAAGTTCCGGGTATGTTGTAGAGCGGGAAGAAATTGTCCGCCAGGTTTTTAAGTTGGCCAGGGAAATTGATAAACCAGTAATGATCCATGCAGAGCTTCAATCTTGTGTTGAAGAGCATGAAATGAAATATGCTGCAACAATTCAAAATCACAATAAAATACGAAACCCGATTTGTGCAATCAAAGCCACAGAACTTCTAATCCGCCTTGCTGAAGAGACCGGAGCAAAAGTCTATTTGGCCCATATTTCCTTAAAAGAGGAAATTGATATGATTAGAGCGGCAAAAAATAGAGGATTGAAAAATATATTTTGTGAAATTACACCACACCATCTTTTTATAAATGAAACGATTTTGGAACAGGCCGGCAATTATGGCAAAGTAAATCCTCCATTAAGAACAGAAGCTGATAACAAAGCCATTGAACAGGCAATAATTGATGGAACTGTTGATACAATTGGGACAGACCACGCACCACATGGACTTGATGAAAAAAATAAAGAATACAATTTGGCACCATCCGGTTTTCCCGGTTTGGAAACCAGTTTAGGATTGATGATGAAGTTGGTTCAATCGGGCAAAATATCTATACAAAAACTTAATGAATTGATGTCATCAAATCCGGCTGAAATTTATAAAATTAAAGATCGTGGCTCTTTGCAAATCAACAATTATGCGGATATTTGCATTGTAAATCCTGGCACAAAATGGATTGTTAATCCTGAAAATTTTTATACAAAAGCAAAATATTCACCATATGCCGGAATGAGTTTAACAGGTAAAGTTGAAACAACAATTATTAATGGCAAAACAATCTGGCACAATAATCAAATAACCGAATCAAGGGGAAAAGAAGTTGAATTCTCTTAA